CAGTCGGGTTCGCTACCGTATTATCGACGTGGCGATCGTGGTACTCCCGCTCGGCCGTCACAGGCCTGGTCAGAAGGGCCGCGAAACAGATTTTCGAGACGTCCTAGCAGTTGCAGAAGAAATCGACCTCAAGACAGTCACACCTCGCTTGCAGCGGGGCGATGAAGATGCGCTACGTGAGCAACTCAAGCCTGGACTGGAGATTTTAGAGAGTGACGAACTCAAGCACGGCTTTCGGAGTGACGTTGGAGCATCTGCTGTCTCAGAAGAGACAGTTACCGCTCTCCAAGAGTATCTGTCTTAGCAGATTGATCAGCTGAGCTGACAACGATTACGGGCCTTGTCGATCAATACCCAAGAGACAGGCATCGCCAACCGAGTCTGCATATCCACCCTCCGGATTTCACGAGAGTTTCTAGAGAAAATGTGGGAGTTCTCGAAAATGCGATTGCGCAACTTCACACTGAGAACCGATGGAGAAACTCGTCGAACGGAACCGTGTTTCCGCCCTGACTGTTCTACAAGCGAATAGTTAATTATCTCACAACTCGTCCGTGCTAGACGATGGCACCCACTGCCGGAGTGCCCGATACACTCGCTCGACCAACCCGCCGTCGATTCCTGCAGACGCTCGGAATCAGCACGGCGGCCTCGCTAGCCGGCTGTGGATTATTCGGCAGCGACAGTAGTGACAACGCGGCCCCACCGGCATCGGGTAGCGAGTCTCCGTCGTCCGATCCAGGAGATCCGGCCGGGGAATTTGTCGGTGTCGTCGGGTCCGATGCCAATTCGTTGAACTGGCTCTTTACAAACGATACGACATCGGGCGCATTCGTTGGCTTGACGTTGGACGGAGCCTGGGCAGTCGACGACGACCAGAACGTGTTCCCCCTCTGGGCGGAGCCATCGACCGACGATGGACAGATCTATCGAATCACACTCCGAGAGAACCTCCAGTGGGGCGGCGGCTACGGACAGATGACCGCGGATGATTGGGTGTATATGATTCGGAACGTCTTCCAGGGGGAAGACAACTGGGCGGGCTACACGAGTGCGGGCGATTGGTTCCGGCAGGGTGAGCCAATTCCAGTTGAGCAAATCGATGACCGCACGTTCGAGATTCGACTTCCGGAAGTTGACCCGTCGTTTCCGCTGAAACCCATCTTGTGGGGGCAGAACTGCCTTCCACGAGGAATTCTTGAGAAATATGTCCCGGAGAAGGATGCGGCGGGACTCCAGCGAGATGAGGAAATAACCACGCTCCAGTATACAGGGAATCTCGGTCCGTACACTTTCGACCGATGGCAGCGGGAATCGCAGTTTGTCGCCACGCGAAACGAGGATTATTATATCCGTGAGGTAGCGGGTCTCGGCGACGAATGGCAGAATGCGCCATACTTCCAGTCGTATCGAATCCAGGTGATTGCTGAAGAGTCCTCGCGACTTAACGCACTGCGTAACGGGGAGGTAACGACTGCTGGAATTCCGCCGAAGAACGCCCAAGAGTTTCGGGATCTCGAAAGCGTTGACGTCTACGTCCAGCC
This genomic stretch from Haloarcula limicola harbors:
- a CDS encoding ABC transporter substrate-binding protein, producing MAPTAGVPDTLARPTRRRFLQTLGISTAASLAGCGLFGSDSSDNAAPPASGSESPSSDPGDPAGEFVGVVGSDANSLNWLFTNDTTSGAFVGLTLDGAWAVDDDQNVFPLWAEPSTDDGQIYRITLRENLQWGGGYGQMTADDWVYMIRNVFQGEDNWAGYTSAGDWFRQGEPIPVEQIDDRTFEIRLPEVDPSFPLKPILWGQNCLPRGILEKYVPEKDAAGLQRDEEITTLQYTGNLGPYTFDRWQRESQFVATRNEDYYIREVAGLGDEWQNAPYFQSYRIQVIAEESSRLNALRNGEVTTAGIPPKNAQEFRDLESVDVYVQPQPFVQAIKFNMRANGWRPFREVAVRQAFACAIDKRVLAENLYRGFAEPAFTMQPRFSKWYVEEGLQQYLFGIDDLYGQEPAMTRMRQGIEGTGYRYDGTTLVGSDGAPVRLSLYASSASETNQTLAELLAQEIESNLGIAVRIETIPGNTFQQKYAANAPPRGREVPWSAGTFNGGPRDISVSQEPWDMSVVLGFNTYPRTPSSSATFFDERGNINYYGYVPESNIPELYAEASQTIDEQRRRELFGEVFRKLAREQPFGFLLLPSNIVGAQDELVGPTETFASGWNAQTYYFDQ